One window of Labrys wisconsinensis genomic DNA carries:
- a CDS encoding 2-keto-4-pentenoate hydratase produces MMVLEPVDQAASALLQARRARRWLPSLPEACRPRSLRDSYAIQGKVLAELGPIAAWKVGAPRPDAEPACAAIATATTFESGTVIPAAMFHMLGIEAEIAYRLSSDLPPRDRDYEPDELIAAIGSIHPVIEISDTRFVEWASQDRFSHVADQLNHGALIVGEGRSDWCDVAVTSQETILSINGETSAAVVGGNPAGDPLRLLLWLANVGARPFGGLRAGTVVTTGSVTGVAFVTAPAKVAARLPGIGSVTATIGEDR; encoded by the coding sequence ATGATGGTGCTCGAACCCGTCGATCAAGCCGCCTCCGCCCTTCTGCAGGCCCGCCGAGCCCGTCGCTGGCTCCCTTCGCTGCCCGAAGCCTGCCGCCCGCGGTCCTTGCGGGACTCCTATGCCATTCAGGGCAAGGTTCTTGCCGAGCTCGGCCCTATTGCAGCCTGGAAGGTCGGTGCGCCGAGGCCGGACGCGGAACCCGCTTGCGCCGCGATCGCAACGGCCACGACGTTCGAATCCGGAACCGTGATTCCCGCCGCCATGTTTCATATGCTCGGCATCGAGGCGGAGATCGCGTACCGGCTTTCGTCCGACCTGCCGCCACGCGATCGGGACTATGAGCCCGACGAGTTGATCGCGGCCATCGGCTCTATTCATCCGGTGATCGAGATCTCCGACACCCGTTTTGTCGAATGGGCCTCGCAGGATCGCTTCAGCCACGTCGCGGACCAGCTCAATCACGGCGCGCTCATCGTCGGAGAGGGGCGCTCGGATTGGTGCGATGTCGCGGTGACGTCGCAGGAAACCATCCTGTCGATCAACGGCGAGACCAGCGCAGCGGTCGTGGGGGGCAACCCCGCCGGAGACCCGCTTCGTCTGCTCCTCTGGCTCGCCAATGTCGGCGCCCGCCCGTTCGGCGGGCTTCGGGCCGGGACGGTTGTGACGACAGGGTCGGTCACCGGAGTCGCATTCGTCACGGCGCCCGCGAAGGTCGCCGCACGGCTGCCCGGCATCGGGTCCGTCACGGCGACGATCGGAGAAGACCGATGA
- a CDS encoding 2-hydroxyacid dehydrogenase: protein MTPDASAAKPGLLLLDRFNQTTENRFAESFDVHRSYEPGFSLEKYAADIVAIATSGAKGAPNEVVEHLPRLRIVSIRGVGTDAVDLQLTHRHGIVVTTTPNLLTDDVADLALALLLACARRLCQADRFVRAGGWKPGSALPLGRKVTGMRVGIVGLGRVGRAIARRLEAFRATIRYSDIQAFEDVPYAFAPTVLALAQGCDALILAASGGPASFRIVDRAVLGALGPQGLLINVARGSLVDEQALVEALVEHRLGGAGLDVFVDEPNVPSALLGLDRVVLQPHRASATEDTRQAMETLVLDNLLAHFAGEPLVGVV from the coding sequence ATGACCCCGGATGCCTCCGCCGCGAAACCCGGGCTTCTGCTGCTGGACCGCTTCAACCAGACCACCGAGAACCGATTCGCCGAGAGCTTCGACGTCCATAGGTCCTATGAACCGGGGTTCTCCCTTGAAAAATATGCCGCGGACATCGTTGCGATTGCGACCTCGGGCGCCAAGGGCGCGCCGAATGAGGTCGTCGAGCATCTTCCCCGGCTTCGGATCGTGTCGATCCGCGGCGTGGGTACCGATGCCGTCGACCTCCAATTGACCCATCGCCACGGGATCGTGGTCACGACGACGCCGAACCTCCTCACCGATGATGTCGCAGATCTCGCGCTCGCACTCCTCCTGGCCTGTGCCAGGCGTCTCTGCCAGGCGGACCGTTTCGTCCGCGCGGGAGGCTGGAAGCCGGGTTCCGCGCTGCCGCTCGGGCGAAAGGTGACGGGAATGCGCGTCGGGATCGTCGGGTTGGGCCGGGTCGGCCGAGCGATCGCGAGGCGCCTCGAGGCCTTCCGCGCAACGATCCGCTACAGCGACATCCAGGCGTTCGAGGATGTGCCCTACGCGTTCGCCCCGACGGTGCTGGCCTTGGCGCAGGGCTGCGATGCGCTGATTCTGGCGGCCTCCGGTGGCCCGGCGTCGTTCCGCATCGTCGACAGGGCGGTGCTGGGGGCCCTGGGACCGCAGGGCCTGCTGATCAACGTCGCTCGCGGCAGTCTCGTCGATGAGCAGGCCCTGGTCGAAGCCCTGGTCGAGCACCGGCTCGGCGGCGCCGGGCTGGACGTTTTCGTTGACGAGCCGAACGTTCCTTCTGCCCTGTTGGGGCTCGATCGGGTCGTCCTCCAGCCTCACCGGGCCAGCGCCACGGAGGATACACGGCAGGCGATGGAGACCCTTGTGCTCGACAACCTGTTGGCGCATTTCGCCGGCGAGCCACTGGTCGGCGTGGTGTGA
- a CDS encoding GntR family transcriptional regulator: MQERPAGTQGIRGSGMVSAARAQDEGSSANRKDSDMLNPVVASLEQDIVLGRLHPRERLVEDDLMRRFSVKRHVIRQALADLEQMGVVDRIPNRGAMVRVYAAEDIQQLYVVRDLLETQAASLVPMPMDKADLDDLKAIQAVHDQAVAHGDLGLVFRSNVEFHEHLFAKTGNRYLAEAIKQFALRTHGIRFYCLTYPGYLEQSRREHWLMIEAIEGRDRATLVRLCSQHLLASRLCYEKAAGLRVATEVPVDAR, translated from the coding sequence ATGCAGGAGAGACCGGCAGGCACACAAGGCATTCGTGGGAGCGGAATGGTATCGGCAGCTCGGGCTCAAGATGAAGGCAGTTCGGCGAACCGCAAGGACAGCGACATGCTCAACCCTGTCGTTGCGTCGCTTGAACAGGATATCGTGCTTGGACGTCTTCACCCTCGCGAGAGGCTGGTGGAAGACGATCTCATGCGCCGCTTCTCGGTGAAAAGGCACGTGATCCGCCAGGCGTTGGCGGATCTCGAGCAGATGGGCGTGGTCGATCGCATCCCCAATCGCGGTGCCATGGTTCGCGTCTATGCCGCCGAGGATATCCAGCAGCTCTATGTGGTGCGCGATCTCCTCGAGACCCAGGCCGCCAGCCTCGTGCCGATGCCGATGGACAAGGCCGATCTCGATGATCTCAAGGCCATCCAGGCCGTGCACGACCAGGCGGTCGCCCATGGAGATCTCGGCCTCGTCTTCCGCTCCAACGTCGAGTTCCACGAACATCTGTTCGCCAAGACCGGCAATCGCTACCTCGCCGAGGCCATCAAGCAGTTCGCGCTGCGAACGCATGGCATCCGCTTCTATTGCCTGACCTATCCCGGCTATCTCGAGCAGTCCCGCCGGGAGCACTGGCTGATGATCGAGGCCATCGAGGGCCGCGACAGGGCGACGCTCGTGAGGCTGTGCAGCCAGCACCTGCTCGCTTCGCGGCTCTGTTACGAGAAGGCGGCCGGCCTGCGCGTCGCCACCGAGGTGCCCGTCGATGCGCGTTGA
- a CDS encoding aspartate/glutamate racemase family protein, with amino-acid sequence MTRIALIHAVQAAVQPIEDAFKAYWPEARRTNLLDDSLTRDREIAGDLTPELSQRMVGLASYVAGTGADGILFTCSAFGKGIEAAARALPIPVLKPNEAMFDAALDVGGRIGMLATFEPAVASMEEEFHELTRQRGSDATIETLVVPGARRALMANDLLEHDRLIANAAPALHHCSAIMLAHFSMASAEKAVAANSDRIVLSAPRSAIEKLKSALGQAHREELGDT; translated from the coding sequence ATGACACGAATAGCGTTGATCCACGCCGTGCAGGCCGCCGTGCAGCCTATCGAGGATGCCTTCAAGGCCTATTGGCCGGAGGCCAGGCGCACCAATCTTCTCGACGACTCCTTGACGCGCGACCGCGAGATCGCCGGAGACCTGACCCCGGAACTTTCGCAACGGATGGTCGGTCTCGCCTCCTATGTGGCAGGAACGGGCGCGGATGGGATCCTGTTCACCTGTTCCGCCTTCGGCAAAGGTATCGAAGCCGCCGCCCGCGCTCTGCCGATCCCCGTTCTCAAGCCGAACGAGGCCATGTTCGATGCTGCGCTCGATGTCGGCGGCCGCATCGGCATGCTGGCGACGTTCGAGCCAGCCGTGGCTTCAATGGAGGAGGAGTTTCATGAGCTCACACGCCAGCGAGGATCGGACGCGACGATCGAAACCCTGGTGGTGCCGGGCGCACGCCGCGCTCTCATGGCGAATGACCTCCTGGAGCATGACCGCCTGATCGCCAATGCTGCCCCGGCCCTGCATCATTGCAGCGCGATCATGCTGGCGCATTTTTCCATGGCCTCGGCCGAGAAGGCCGTCGCCGCGAATTCAGACCGCATCGTTCTGTCTGCGCCAAGGAGCGCAATCGAGAAGCTCAAGTCCGCGTTGGGGCAAGCACACAGAGAGGAGCTCGGAGACACATGA
- a CDS encoding putative quinol monooxygenase, with translation MIHVIATITAKPGHRDAVLAHFRANMPAVRAEKGCIEYTPVVDVANGGSSQTALGPDTFMVIEKWQTIDDLAAHAASSHMAAYAAKVKDLLAARTIRVLTAAVEA, from the coding sequence ATGATCCATGTCATCGCCACCATCACGGCCAAGCCCGGCCACCGCGATGCGGTTCTTGCCCATTTCCGCGCGAACATGCCGGCTGTGCGGGCTGAAAAGGGATGTATCGAGTACACGCCCGTTGTCGATGTCGCGAACGGTGGCTCCAGCCAGACAGCGCTCGGGCCCGATACATTCATGGTCATCGAAAAGTGGCAGACGATCGACGATCTCGCCGCGCACGCGGCATCGAGCCATATGGCGGCCTATGCGGCCAAGGTCAAAGATCTGCTCGCCGCGCGCACGATCCGCGTTCTGACGGCCGCCGTCGAAGCGTGA
- a CDS encoding DHA2 family efflux MFS transporter permease subunit, whose amino-acid sequence MSNAVAQPAASPVANRGAITACVILAVIMQALDTTIANVALPYIQGSVSASADQINWVLTSYIVAAAIMTPPSGFLAARFGRKNVLLVAIAGFVVASVLCGLAQSLPQIVGFRLLQGVFGASLVPLSQGILLDIYTPEERGSAMALFGVSVMVGPVLGPVIGGWLTENISWRWVFYINVPIGLVAFLGIVTFVTETKADSQARLDWFGFGMLSIAIAGLQLFLDRGEQLDWLSSAEVQIEALVAASAFYLFLAHTFTAERSFVNPRLFLDRNFAVSMFFIFVVGVTYLASLALMTPYLQTLMGYPVMTAGIVMGPRGMGTMVCMFIVGRLIGKVDTRVLLAAGLGLTAWAMYDMTGWTPDVSEWTIVSVGFVQGAGLGFLFVPLTTVAFSTLPAQMRGEGTGLYNLSRNVGSSVGISVVSALLTENVQVNHASIGAYVTPFNRGFDTTAVQHSLDPLTAAGRAALDSLITAQATIIAYIDDFKLLMLMSLVAMPLVMLLRKPQAKPAVDHSVAME is encoded by the coding sequence ATGAGTAACGCCGTAGCCCAGCCGGCGGCCTCTCCGGTCGCCAATCGCGGCGCCATCACCGCCTGCGTCATCCTGGCGGTGATCATGCAGGCGCTGGACACCACCATCGCCAACGTGGCGCTGCCCTATATCCAGGGCAGCGTCTCGGCCAGCGCCGACCAGATCAACTGGGTGCTGACCTCCTACATCGTCGCCGCGGCGATCATGACGCCGCCCTCCGGCTTCCTCGCCGCCCGGTTCGGGCGCAAGAACGTGCTGCTCGTCGCCATCGCCGGCTTCGTCGTCGCCTCGGTGCTGTGCGGCCTGGCGCAGTCGCTGCCCCAGATCGTCGGCTTCCGCCTGCTGCAGGGCGTGTTCGGCGCCTCGCTGGTGCCGCTCTCCCAGGGCATCCTGCTCGACATCTACACGCCGGAGGAGCGCGGCTCGGCCATGGCGCTGTTCGGCGTCTCCGTGATGGTTGGCCCGGTGCTCGGGCCGGTGATCGGCGGCTGGCTGACCGAGAACATCTCCTGGCGCTGGGTGTTCTACATCAACGTGCCGATCGGCCTCGTCGCCTTCCTCGGCATCGTCACCTTCGTGACGGAGACGAAGGCGGATTCGCAGGCCCGGCTCGACTGGTTCGGCTTCGGCATGCTCTCGATCGCCATCGCCGGCCTGCAGCTCTTCCTCGACCGCGGCGAGCAGCTCGACTGGCTCTCCTCGGCGGAGGTGCAGATCGAGGCGCTGGTGGCGGCCAGCGCCTTCTACCTCTTCCTGGCGCACACCTTCACGGCCGAGCGCTCCTTCGTCAATCCGCGCCTGTTCCTCGACCGCAACTTCGCGGTGAGCATGTTCTTCATCTTCGTCGTCGGCGTCACCTATCTCGCCTCGCTGGCGCTGATGACGCCCTATCTGCAGACGCTGATGGGCTATCCCGTGATGACCGCCGGCATCGTCATGGGTCCGCGCGGCATGGGCACGATGGTGTGCATGTTCATCGTCGGCCGGCTGATCGGCAAGGTCGACACACGCGTGCTGCTCGCGGCCGGCCTCGGCCTCACCGCCTGGGCCATGTACGACATGACCGGCTGGACCCCCGACGTCTCGGAATGGACCATCGTCTCCGTCGGCTTCGTCCAGGGCGCCGGCCTCGGCTTCCTGTTCGTGCCGCTGACGACGGTCGCCTTCTCCACCTTGCCGGCGCAGATGCGCGGCGAGGGCACCGGCCTCTACAACCTCTCGCGCAATGTCGGCTCCAGCGTCGGCATCTCGGTGGTCTCGGCCCTGCTCACCGAGAACGTCCAGGTCAACCACGCCTCGATCGGCGCCTATGTCACGCCGTTCAACCGCGGCTTCGACACCACGGCCGTGCAGCACAGCCTCGACCCCCTTACCGCCGCCGGCCGCGCCGCGCTCGACAGCCTGATCACGGCGCAGGCGACGATCATCGCCTATATCGACGACTTCAAGCTCTTGATGCTGATGTCGCTGGTGGCGATGCCGCTGGTGATGCTGCTGAGGAAGCCCCAGGCCAAGCCGGCGGTGGATCACAGCGTGGCGATGGAGTGA
- a CDS encoding HlyD family secretion protein, whose amino-acid sequence MADGSSPLRATPETDAGTAQAAGVAELRRDDKAPAPSAPAPAVAPPQAPPAPAKPRRSRLRPFLFALLPVALVVGGYYYVTGGQVMSTDNAYVRADMVGVSTDVSGIVSSIEVHDNEVVKKGQVLFRLKGESFRIALAGAQAQLGTVRNQVLTLKASYDQAVAQIAQAEADIPFYQTQFKRQQDLASSAAASRAAYDSAKHDLDAGLQKVAVAKAAAQAMLAQLGNDPNQTVEQNPFYLQAQAGVDAAQRDLNDTIVRAPFDGIVTNVSSLQVGSYLQASQPGFSLVSTSNVWISAMPKETELTYVRPGQPVTITVDTYPGVEWKGKVASISPASGSSFSLLPAQNTSGNWVKVVQRIPMRISIDDMAGRPPLRVGMSVTADIDTGHARGLPDFVTNLFGRFPGGKDHE is encoded by the coding sequence ATGGCTGACGGTTCCTCCCCCCTGCGCGCCACCCCCGAGACCGACGCCGGCACGGCGCAGGCCGCTGGTGTCGCCGAGCTGCGTCGCGACGACAAGGCTCCGGCGCCTTCCGCCCCCGCGCCCGCCGTCGCTCCGCCGCAGGCCCCGCCCGCTCCCGCCAAGCCGCGCCGCAGCCGCCTGCGCCCGTTCCTGTTCGCGCTGCTGCCGGTGGCGCTCGTCGTCGGCGGCTACTACTACGTGACCGGCGGGCAGGTGATGTCGACCGACAACGCCTATGTCCGGGCGGACATGGTCGGCGTCTCCACCGACGTCTCCGGCATCGTCTCCTCGATCGAGGTGCACGACAACGAGGTGGTCAAGAAGGGGCAGGTGCTGTTCCGGCTGAAGGGCGAGTCCTTCCGCATCGCGCTCGCCGGGGCGCAGGCGCAGCTCGGCACGGTGCGCAACCAGGTGCTGACCCTGAAGGCGAGCTACGACCAGGCCGTGGCCCAGATCGCCCAGGCCGAGGCCGACATTCCCTTCTACCAGACCCAGTTCAAGCGCCAGCAGGACCTCGCCTCCAGCGCCGCCGCCTCGCGCGCCGCCTACGACTCGGCCAAGCACGACCTCGACGCCGGCCTGCAGAAGGTGGCGGTGGCCAAGGCCGCGGCCCAGGCCATGCTGGCTCAGCTCGGCAACGACCCGAACCAGACGGTGGAGCAGAACCCGTTCTACCTCCAGGCCCAGGCCGGGGTCGACGCCGCCCAGCGCGACCTCAACGACACCATCGTGCGCGCGCCCTTCGACGGCATCGTCACCAACGTCTCCTCGCTGCAGGTCGGCTCCTACCTGCAGGCCTCGCAGCCCGGCTTCTCGCTGGTCTCGACCAGCAATGTCTGGATCTCGGCCATGCCGAAGGAGACCGAGCTCACCTATGTCCGGCCCGGCCAGCCCGTGACCATCACCGTCGACACCTATCCCGGCGTCGAATGGAAGGGCAAGGTCGCCAGCATCAGTCCGGCCTCGGGCTCCAGCTTCTCGCTCCTGCCGGCGCAGAACACCTCCGGCAACTGGGTGAAGGTGGTGCAGCGCATCCCGATGCGCATCAGCATCGACGACATGGCCGGCAGGCCGCCGCTGCGCGTCGGCATGAGCGTCACGGCCGATATCGACACCGGCCATGCCCGCGGCCTGCCGGACTTCGTCACCAACCTCTTCGGCCGCTTCCCCGGCGGCAAGGACCATGAGTAA
- a CDS encoding MarR family winged helix-turn-helix transcriptional regulator: protein MNNTPTLGFLLHDVARLLRKRFEQRARGLGLTRSQWQTLAYLANNEGIHQGGLAEILEIEGITLVRILDKLEERGLIERRQHPTDRRIWQLYLRDAALPLMTQMRAIGDVSRAEALAGVADEDREHLFKTLTLMKTNLIDACRTPVEDRKASHG from the coding sequence ATGAACAACACGCCCACCCTCGGCTTCCTGCTGCATGATGTCGCGCGGCTCCTGCGCAAGCGGTTCGAGCAGCGCGCCCGGGGCCTGGGGCTGACCCGCTCGCAGTGGCAGACGCTGGCCTACCTCGCCAACAACGAAGGCATCCACCAGGGGGGCCTCGCCGAGATCCTGGAGATCGAGGGCATCACCCTGGTGCGCATCCTCGACAAGCTGGAGGAGCGCGGCCTGATCGAGCGCCGCCAGCATCCGACCGACCGCCGCATCTGGCAGCTCTATCTGCGCGACGCGGCGCTGCCGCTGATGACCCAGATGCGCGCCATCGGCGACGTCAGCCGTGCCGAAGCCCTCGCCGGCGTCGCCGACGAAGACCGCGAGCATCTGTTCAAGACGCTCACCCTCATGAAGACGAACCTGATCGACGCCTGCCGTACGCCGGTCGAAGACAGGAAGGCAAGCCATGGCTGA